One part of the Cyclobacteriaceae bacterium genome encodes these proteins:
- a CDS encoding trypsin-like peptidase domain-containing protein yields MKRVIIFTLVIVMVAITGGIVGSLYTVRYLDSHVVPYASIDDRQQVILAHHDRDSVYRIPIGADFLTASKKAVSGVVHIRTAYGSGRFSLNPLELYYKAPARPSGSGVIISDDGYIVTNNHVIEDATNIEVVMDNNQRYYAKIIGTDPSTDLALLKIKARNLPFIKYGNSDAVQPGEWVLAIGNPFDLNSTVTAGIISAKARNIGILRDRNNLQVEAFIQTDAAVNPGNSGGALVNLRGELVGINTAIATATGSYSGYSFAIPVSLVKKVMDDLLEFGQVQRGLLGIQISDVDANVADRLSLALNRGVLVNRVNRGSAAEESGLLQGDVITAIDAREVNSVSELQEWVARNRPGKEISVTFVRGGEKREVKTRLKNNEGKEDLSEPEIKTEWNGARFEEVGYTELMRLKLDGGVLVKSIKEGKWKDAGIKEGFVIAYIDKVPVDNLQDLNRMLNYKRGGVLVEGFYPSGEKGTYGLEW; encoded by the coding sequence ATGAAGCGTGTGATAATTTTTACCCTTGTTATAGTGATGGTGGCAATTACCGGTGGAATTGTGGGGTCACTATACACCGTTCGTTACCTCGATTCGCATGTTGTGCCCTATGCTTCCATTGATGACCGGCAACAGGTAATACTTGCGCATCATGATCGTGACTCCGTTTATCGCATACCCATAGGTGCAGATTTCCTGACAGCCTCCAAAAAAGCAGTTAGTGGCGTGGTGCACATCCGCACAGCTTACGGATCGGGCAGGTTTAGTCTTAATCCGCTTGAGCTTTATTACAAGGCGCCTGCTCGTCCATCAGGCTCTGGTGTAATTATTTCCGATGACGGCTACATTGTTACCAACAATCATGTTATTGAAGATGCTACTAACATTGAGGTGGTGATGGACAACAACCAGCGTTATTACGCAAAAATTATTGGCACCGATCCAAGCACCGACCTGGCCTTGCTTAAAATAAAAGCCCGTAACTTGCCTTTCATTAAATATGGAAATTCAGATGCTGTTCAACCGGGTGAATGGGTGCTGGCCATCGGTAACCCGTTCGATCTTAACTCAACCGTTACAGCCGGTATAATAAGTGCCAAAGCCCGCAACATTGGCATTCTACGCGATCGGAACAACCTTCAGGTTGAAGCTTTTATACAAACAGATGCTGCGGTAAATCCCGGCAACAGTGGTGGCGCGTTGGTTAACCTGAGAGGAGAGTTGGTGGGCATTAACACAGCCATTGCAACAGCCACGGGAAGTTATTCGGGTTATTCGTTTGCCATACCGGTTAGCCTGGTGAAAAAAGTGATGGACGATTTGCTGGAGTTTGGCCAGGTGCAGCGGGGATTACTGGGCATACAAATTTCGGATGTAGATGCCAACGTTGCCGACAGGCTATCGCTGGCGTTAAACCGGGGCGTGTTGGTAAATCGTGTTAACCGCGGAAGCGCAGCAGAAGAATCGGGCCTTTTGCAAGGCGATGTGATAACCGCCATTGATGCGCGCGAAGTCAATTCAGTTTCGGAATTGCAGGAATGGGTGGCCCGTAACAGGCCCGGTAAAGAAATAAGCGTAACGTTTGTTCGCGGAGGTGAAAAACGTGAAGTAAAAACACGCTTAAAGAACAACGAGGGTAAGGAGGATTTGTCTGAACCTGAAATAAAAACGGAATGGAACGGGGCGCGGTTTGAAGAAGTTGGTTATACCGAACTTATGCGGTTAAAACTCGATGGCGGTGTGCTGGTAAAAAGCATTAAAGAGGGTAAATGGAAAGATGCCGGCATTAAAGAAGGCTTTGTTATAGCCTACATTGATAAGGTGCCGGTGGATAACCTACAGGATTTAAACCGCATGTTGAATTATAAAAGAGGCGGTGTTTTGGTTGAAGGCTTTTATCCCTCCGGTGAAAAGGGTACTTATGGATTAGAATGGTAG
- a CDS encoding Hsp20/alpha crystallin family protein, producing the protein MSLIRYNSALNDFVPTSFSNLIDRFFNESVARSGGSSYSFVPRVDIVENEKAYEIHVAVPGMKKEDFNIDLKDNYLTISGERKFKEEKKDTNFYSIETQYGTFSRSFSLPENVDASKISASYVNGILEVNVPKDEKKALKTTIKVN; encoded by the coding sequence ATGAGCCTTATCAGATACAACTCCGCGCTGAACGATTTCGTACCGACTTCCTTCAGCAATTTGATCGATCGTTTTTTTAACGAATCCGTAGCCCGTTCCGGTGGTTCTTCGTACTCGTTTGTTCCCCGGGTTGACATTGTTGAGAACGAAAAAGCCTATGAAATCCATGTGGCTGTTCCGGGAATGAAAAAAGAAGATTTCAATATCGACCTGAAGGACAATTACCTTACCATCAGCGGTGAGCGCAAGTTTAAAGAAGAGAAAAAAGACACGAACTTCTATTCCATCGAAACACAGTATGGAACATTCAGCCGTTCGTTTTCGCTACCTGAAAATGTAGATGCTTCAAAAATCAGTGCATCGTACGTGAACGGCATACTGGAAGTGAATGTGCCTAAAGATGAGAAAAAGGCACTGAAGACAACCATTAAAGTAAATTAA
- a CDS encoding sodium/sugar symporter, with product MSLSFWDIAIFIAYCALILGIGLYVSRDKKGHQKNAEDYFLASKSLPWWAIGASLIAANISAEQFIGMSGSGFAIGLAIASYEWMAAITLLIVGKFFLPIFINKGIYTIPGFIEKRFSTNLKTILAIFWIGLFVFVNLTSVLYLGSRALDTIVGNGDGSIMMYCIIGLGLFAAAYSLYGGLSAVAWTDVVQVVLLIFGGLMTTYLALEQVSPTGSVIDGFVHILNVVPEKFSMILNKGEIIDPNGKDAWWDLPGLAVLLGGMWVANVYYWGFNQYIIQRTLAAKSLSEAQKGIVFAAFLKMLLPLIVVIPGIIAFVLNADANGDLTKETLDPSFITSSGSIANDNAWPWLIRSFIPVGLKGLVLAALAAAIVSSLASMLNSTATIFTMDIYRPYINKTATDKQTVATGRLTAAVALVVAMLIAPLLGNLGQAFQFIQEYTGVVSPGILAVFLAGLFFKRATNNGAIWGIISSIPIALYFKVGPKGWSDAAMFVNIPFLDQMFITAILSLAIILGISYYESKGPDPKGIDVNRALFKTEPAFNIGATIVIILCAVLYAVFW from the coding sequence ATGAGTTTATCGTTTTGGGATATCGCTATCTTCATCGCCTACTGTGCCCTCATCCTGGGCATTGGGCTTTATGTTTCACGCGACAAAAAGGGACATCAAAAAAATGCTGAAGATTATTTTCTGGCCAGTAAATCATTGCCCTGGTGGGCCATTGGCGCATCGCTTATAGCTGCCAACATCTCGGCCGAGCAATTTATTGGCATGTCTGGTTCCGGTTTTGCAATCGGGCTGGCCATCGCCTCTTATGAATGGATGGCTGCCATTACATTACTTATTGTAGGAAAATTTTTCCTTCCCATCTTCATCAATAAAGGCATCTATACCATTCCCGGCTTCATCGAAAAGCGTTTCAGCACAAACCTTAAAACAATACTGGCCATTTTCTGGATTGGTCTTTTTGTATTTGTAAACCTCACCTCGGTGCTCTACCTCGGCTCACGGGCGCTTGATACCATTGTAGGCAATGGTGATGGTTCCATTATGATGTACTGCATCATCGGGCTGGGATTATTTGCAGCAGCATACTCCTTGTATGGGGGCCTTTCAGCCGTAGCGTGGACGGATGTTGTACAAGTTGTGTTATTGATTTTTGGCGGGTTAATGACTACCTACCTGGCCCTTGAACAGGTATCCCCAACGGGTAGTGTTATTGATGGCTTCGTGCACATCCTGAATGTGGTGCCCGAAAAATTTTCGATGATATTAAATAAAGGCGAAATCATAGACCCGAACGGAAAAGATGCCTGGTGGGATTTGCCCGGCCTGGCCGTGCTGTTGGGGGGTATGTGGGTAGCCAATGTTTACTATTGGGGGTTTAACCAGTACATCATACAGCGAACACTGGCCGCCAAAAGTTTGTCCGAAGCACAAAAAGGAATTGTGTTTGCGGCATTCCTTAAAATGCTTTTGCCATTGATTGTTGTCATACCGGGCATCATCGCCTTCGTGCTTAATGCAGATGCAAATGGCGACCTGACCAAAGAAACACTTGACCCAAGTTTTATAACCAGCTCGGGCAGTATTGCTAACGATAATGCCTGGCCCTGGCTGATCCGTAGTTTTATACCCGTGGGGTTAAAAGGTTTAGTGCTTGCTGCACTTGCAGCTGCTATTGTTTCTTCGCTGGCCTCCATGCTCAACTCTACCGCCACTATTTTTACAATGGATATTTACAGGCCGTACATCAACAAAACAGCTACCGACAAGCAAACCGTTGCAACCGGAAGGCTAACCGCTGCTGTTGCGTTGGTCGTTGCCATGCTCATTGCACCCCTGCTGGGAAATTTAGGTCAGGCGTTTCAATTCATACAGGAATATACCGGGGTTGTAAGCCCAGGTATACTGGCTGTTTTCCTTGCCGGATTGTTTTTTAAACGTGCCACAAATAATGGAGCGATTTGGGGAATCATCAGTTCAATACCCATTGCGCTTTACTTTAAAGTAGGACCAAAGGGCTGGTCGGATGCAGCTATGTTCGTTAACATTCCATTCCTCGACCAGATGTTTATCACGGCCATCCTTTCGTTGGCCATTATTCTTGGAATCAGTTACTATGAATCCAAAGGGCCGGATCCAAAAGGTATTGACGTTAATCGAGCACTCTTTAAAACCGAGCCCGCTTTTAATATCGGTGCCACGATTGTAATTATTCTTTGTGCCGTGTTGTACGCTGTATTCTGGTAG
- the bglX gene encoding beta-glucosidase BglX: MITRYATFVGLLWIAASCSTSPRKSASSVDHKIDSLMNLMTLEEKLGQLNLPSAGQFITGQAENSDIAKKIEKGMVGGLFNIKSVKSIKEMQQIAVEKSRLGIPLLFGMDVIHGYESVFPIPLGLSCSWDMALIEKTARVAAQEASADGINWTFSPMVDLSRDARWGRISEGSGEDVYLGSEIAKAMVRGYQGDDLSANNTIMACVKHYALYGAAEAGRDYNPTDMSRHRMYNEYLMPYKAAVDAGVGSVMASFNDVEGIPATANKWLLTDVLRKEWGFTGFVVSDYTGVSEMIDHGFGDLKTVSARALAAGLDMDMVSEGLLTTLAQALKEGKVTQSQIDAACRRILEAKFKLGLFDDPYKYCSEDRASKEIFTRENRAFARSVAAQSFVLLKNKNNVLPLQKKGTIALVGPLADAATNMTGTWSVAARFSESITVLEGLKKAVGNNAKVLYAKGSNLHEDAAIEERATMFGKSLNRDARSDEAMREEAVRIARSADVIIAAVGEGAEMSGEAASRVNIDIPQTQRDLLKALVQTGKPVVLVLFTGRPLTLTWENENVPAILNVWFGGSEAGDAIADVVFGDVNPSGKLTTTFPQHVGQLPLYYAHKNTGRPLAEGQWFQKFRSNYLDVSNDPVYPFGYGLSYTTFAYDKLSLDKTEATAGGSVTVSVTITNTGTRAGAEVAQLYVRDLVGSVTRPVKELKGFQKVMLQPGESKTITFTLTENDLSFYRGDLTFGAEPGKFQVFIGGNSRDVLQAEFELR, translated from the coding sequence ATGATTACCCGCTATGCCACGTTTGTGGGTTTGCTATGGATAGCAGCCTCTTGTAGTACATCTCCACGGAAAAGCGCGTCTTCCGTTGATCATAAAATTGATTCACTCATGAACCTTATGACGCTGGAGGAAAAGCTCGGGCAGCTTAATCTTCCTTCGGCCGGGCAATTCATCACCGGTCAGGCTGAAAATTCTGATATCGCCAAAAAAATTGAAAAGGGAATGGTGGGCGGATTGTTCAACATCAAATCGGTTAAGTCAATAAAAGAGATGCAACAAATTGCCGTGGAGAAGAGCCGTTTAGGAATCCCGCTATTATTTGGTATGGATGTGATCCATGGATACGAATCGGTTTTCCCGATACCGCTGGGCTTGAGTTGCAGTTGGGACATGGCACTTATTGAAAAAACAGCACGTGTTGCCGCACAGGAAGCCAGTGCGGACGGCATCAACTGGACATTCTCGCCTATGGTCGACTTATCGCGCGATGCACGGTGGGGCAGGATATCGGAGGGAAGCGGAGAAGATGTGTATTTAGGAAGTGAAATTGCAAAAGCTATGGTGCGCGGCTACCAGGGCGATGACCTTTCGGCCAATAACACCATTATGGCGTGTGTAAAACATTATGCGTTGTATGGTGCAGCCGAAGCAGGCCGCGATTACAATCCGACCGACATGAGCCGGCACCGTATGTACAACGAATACCTGATGCCTTACAAAGCAGCGGTGGATGCAGGGGTGGGCAGTGTGATGGCTTCCTTTAATGATGTGGAAGGCATTCCGGCAACAGCTAACAAGTGGCTACTTACCGATGTACTTCGGAAGGAGTGGGGCTTTACGGGTTTTGTTGTTTCCGATTATACCGGTGTAAGTGAAATGATCGATCATGGGTTTGGTGATTTAAAAACAGTTTCAGCAAGGGCCTTGGCCGCGGGACTGGATATGGACATGGTGAGTGAAGGATTGCTCACCACGTTAGCACAAGCATTAAAGGAAGGAAAAGTTACGCAATCACAAATTGATGCTGCTTGCCGCAGGATACTGGAAGCAAAATTCAAACTCGGGCTTTTTGATGATCCTTATAAATACTGCAGTGAAGATCGCGCAAGCAAAGAAATATTTACCCGTGAAAACCGGGCTTTTGCCCGCAGTGTGGCTGCGCAAAGTTTTGTGCTGCTAAAAAACAAAAACAATGTGTTGCCACTGCAAAAGAAAGGGACCATTGCCCTGGTTGGGCCGTTGGCCGATGCCGCTACCAACATGACAGGCACGTGGAGTGTGGCAGCCAGATTCTCAGAATCTATTACCGTTTTGGAAGGGCTTAAAAAAGCGGTTGGCAATAATGCCAAAGTGCTGTATGCCAAAGGCTCAAACCTGCACGAAGATGCCGCCATAGAAGAACGCGCCACGATGTTTGGTAAATCCTTGAATCGCGATGCGCGGTCGGACGAAGCCATGCGCGAAGAAGCTGTGCGCATTGCCCGATCGGCTGATGTTATTATAGCGGCAGTAGGCGAGGGTGCCGAAATGAGCGGTGAAGCCGCCAGCCGTGTAAACATTGACATCCCGCAAACCCAGCGCGATTTGCTGAAAGCATTGGTGCAAACAGGCAAGCCGGTGGTGCTGGTGTTATTTACCGGGCGACCACTAACCTTAACATGGGAGAATGAAAATGTACCAGCTATCCTCAACGTGTGGTTTGGCGGAAGCGAGGCTGGTGATGCCATTGCCGATGTGGTGTTTGGCGATGTCAACCCTTCTGGAAAATTAACAACAACCTTTCCGCAACACGTGGGTCAGTTGCCCCTGTATTACGCGCATAAGAACACAGGTCGTCCGCTGGCGGAAGGACAATGGTTTCAGAAATTCCGCTCCAACTATCTGGATGTTTCCAACGATCCGGTTTATCCGTTCGGATACGGATTAAGCTATACTACCTTTGCCTACGATAAACTTTCACTGGATAAAACTGAAGCAACAGCAGGCGGATCCGTTACTGTTTCGGTAACGATTACCAACACGGGCACGCGTGCAGGTGCTGAAGTAGCGCAGCTTTATGTTCGCGACCTGGTAGGTTCGGTAACACGGCCGGTCAAAGAACTGAAAGGATTTCAGAAAGTGATGCTCCAACCGGGCGAATCGAAAACCATAACGTTTACCTTAACTGAAAACGACCTTTCGTTCTATCGCGGTGATTTAACCTTTGGTGCAGAGCCAGGCAAGTTTCAGGTTTTTATAGGCGGTAATTCGCGCGATGTGCTGCAGGCTGAATTTGAACTGAGATAG